The proteins below are encoded in one region of Apium graveolens cultivar Ventura chromosome 4, ASM990537v1, whole genome shotgun sequence:
- the LOC141719946 gene encoding secreted RxLR effector protein 161-like, with the protein MDKSHPLTTPMVVRSLEPDKDSFRPREDDEEVLGPEIPYLGAIGALIYLANNTRPDIPFAVNLLARFRSAPMDRHWNEIKHIFRYLRGTTDFGLFFLKKSTS; encoded by the coding sequence atggataaatctcATCCATTAACTACTCCAATGGTGGTTAGATCTTTAGAGCCCGATAAAGATTCTTTTCGACCACGAGAAGATGATGAAGAGGTTCTTGGTCCTGAAATCCCATATCTAGGTGCAATTGGTGCACTTATTTATCTTGCAAATAATACAAGGCCTGATATTCCATTTGCTGTGAATTTATTGGCTAGATTTAGATCTGCTCCGATGGACAGACATTGGAATGAGATCAAACATATATTTCGTTATCTTCGTGGAACAACAGACTTTGGATTATTCTTCCTGAAAAAATCAACATCTTAG
- the LOC141721413 gene encoding ras-related protein Rab11D, producing MGSSYVDSSQKIDYVFKVVLIGDSAVGKSQILARFARDEFSLDSKATIGVEFQTRTLSIEHKSVKAQIWDTAGQERYRAVTSAYYRGAVGAMLVYDITKRQTFDHIPRWLEELRGHADKNIVIILLGNKNDLEDQRAVPTDDAKEFAQKEGLFFLETSALQSTNVEDAFMTVLTGIFNVVNKKTLVANNDQSNGNSASLASKQILVPGPGQETPPKKGMCCSS from the exons ATGGGCAGTAGCTACGTGGATTCGAGCCAGAAGATAGACTACGTATTCAAGGTGGTGCTCATCGGAGACTCTGCTGTGGGCAAATCTCAGATTCTAGCTCGTTTTGCTCGTGATGAGTTTAGCTTGGACTCTAAAGCCACCATTGGTGTTGAGTTTCAGACTCGAACTTTAAGCATTGAGCATAAATCTGTCAAAGCTCAGATCTGGGACACTGCTGGCCAAGAACG GTATAGAGCCGTGACAAGTGCATATTATCGGGGTGCTGTTGGAGCTATGCTGGTTTATGACATAACCAAACGCCAAACCTTCGATCACATACCACGTTGGCTTGAAGAATTGCGTGGTCATGCAGACAAGAATATTGTAATTATTCTGCTGGGGAATAAAAATGATCTCGAGGACCAGAGAGCTGTCCCCACCGACGATGCCAAAGAATTCGCTCAAAAGGAAGGCCTGTTCTTCTTGGAAACATCTGCACTGCAATCAACAAATGTGGAAGATGCCTTCATGACCGTTTTGACAGGAATATTTAACGTCGTGAATAAGAAAACCCTTGTCGCCAACAATGATCAAAGTAATGGCAACTCAGCATCGCTTGCCAGCAAGCAAATACTTGTACCCGGCCCTGGTCAAGAAACCCCACCAAAGAAGGGGATGTGCTGTTCTTCTTGA
- the LOC141721412 gene encoding lanC-like protein GCL1, which yields MSSVLGSFAASPTNNNNNNNKNNQEDIIQRSDLLHNLDPTPPNLLLPTDIIFKAAISLKKQVVKSTWEERSGNISDPTVYSGLLGTAFTCLRSYEATGDQQDLLLCGEIVDACAEVSPPSIRHVTFLHGQGGIYSLGAVVSNYQGDHQKRDMYLKLFLELAEDSALPVGPQEGGLGMSYDLLYGRTGFLWAALFINKYLGETAVPSNLLMPIVKAVLAGGRAGASDTTCPLMYRWHGTRYWGAANGLAGILHVLLHFPLSEEDAQDVKGTLRYMMSNRFPHSGNYPSCEGNPRDKLVQWSHGAGGMAMTLSKASKVFTHDREFQDAAIEAGEVVWKRGLVEKPGLSDGASGNAYAFLSLYHLTGESIYEERAKAFASFLYHKSRELMMVRNSEEPNHTFSLYLGLAGTVCLWFDLLRPENSRFPGYEI from the exons ATGTCTTCAGTTTTAGGAAGCTTTGCCGCAAGCCCCActaacaataacaacaacaacaataaaaaTAACCAAGAAGATATCATCCAACGGTCAGATTTGCTTCACAATCTTGATCCAACGCCTCCTAATCTCTTACTTCCCACCGACATCATTTTTAAAGCTGCCATCTCGCTCAAAAAACAG GTGGTGAAAAGCACGTGGGAAGAACGGAGCGGTAATATAAGCGACCCGACAGTTTATTCGGGTCTTCTGGGGACAGCTTTCACCTGCTTGCGGTCGTATGAAGCTACTGGTGATCAACAGGATTTGTTATTGTGTGGGGAGATTGTCGATGCTTGTGCCGAGGTCTCACCTCCCTCCATCAG GCATGTCACGTTTTTGCATGGACAGGGGGGAATATACTCATTGGGTGCTGTGGTCTCAAATTACCAAGGGGACCATCAAAAGCGTGACATGTATCTAAAACTCTTCCTAGAG TTAGCAGAAGATAGCGCGCTTCCCGTTGGTCCTCAGGAAGGCGGTCTTGGAATGTCATATGATCTTCTTTACGGACGTACTGGGTTTTTATGGGCAGCTCTTTTTATAAACAAGTACTTGGGGGAAACAGCAGTGCCTTCTAATCTTCTTATGCCGATTGTGAAAGCTGTGTTAGCTGGGGGCAGAGCAGGGGCGTCTGATACTACCTGTCCACTGATGTATAGATGGCATGGGACCAGGTACTGGGGCGCGGCTAATGGTCTTGCAGGTATTTTGCATGTATTGCTTCATTTCCCACTATCAGAAGAGGATGCTCAAGATGTTAAAGGGACTTTAAGGTACATGATGAGCAACAGATTTCCTCATAGCGGCAATTATCCATCATGTGAAGGGAACCCAAGGGATAAGCTGGTGCAATGGTCTCATGGTGCCGGTGGCATGGCCATGACACTGTCCAAGGCATCCAAG GTATTTACACATGACAGAGAATTCCAGGACGCAGCTATAGAAGCTGGAGAGGTAGTATGGAAGAGAGGTTTGGTTGAGAAGCCAGGACTTTCAGATGGAGCCTCTGGGAATGCTTATGCATTCTTGTCTCTCTATCATTTGACAGGAGAGAGCATATATGAAGAGAGAGCAAAGGCATTCGCAAGCTTTTTATACCATAAATCCAGAGAACTTATGATGGTCAGGAACTCCGAGGAACCCAACCACACATTTTCTCTTTACCTCGGGCTTGCCGGTACAGTGTGCCTTTGGTTTGATTTGCTTAGGCCAGAAAACTCGAGGTTCCCTGGTTATGAAATATGA